A genomic window from Polaribacter gangjinensis includes:
- a CDS encoding sugar porter family MFS transporter: MSKKLALIAFVVSLGGFLFGFDAGIISGVMSYASPEFQLTELQEGWVVSSPSFAAMIAMLFSGRLSDIFGRKKILLIVAFLYALSALLSAVANSYEVLYIARMIGGLAFGAALVLAPMYIAEISTSKNRGKLVAIQQLNIVLGFFAAFLSNYFFNKYNTPESSFLTDENVWRYMLGVELIPALLYFFFLFFVPKSPRWLYVKNKPEEAKRVLIQIHGKITADEEIATIEKNSSHELTKSKVSFKELLKPGLKFLFLVGLVIGILQQITGINAVYFYATSIFKQTGIGTDAAFSSGILLSSVSVIFTIISMYLIDKTGRRSLLLVGTFGIAFSLILCAYGFQKATYQLTTEKINNLNFENSSKLLTIENTVFTNDLDFKNAAKSALGLAVYQKNDGAILEAATNINATLVLIGILGFIACFAFSLGPVMWVLLSEIYPIKYRGLAIGIIAFINSLISSLVQLIFPWELSNFGNALTFFIFGFIALIGFFVMLKIVPETKGKSLEEIEQEFVKA; encoded by the coding sequence ATGTCAAAAAAACTCGCACTCATTGCATTTGTAGTCTCTTTAGGAGGATTTTTATTCGGATTTGATGCCGGAATTATTTCTGGGGTCATGTCGTATGCAAGTCCTGAATTTCAATTAACGGAGCTTCAAGAAGGTTGGGTGGTGAGCTCGCCCTCTTTTGCAGCCATGATTGCCATGTTATTTTCAGGAAGATTGAGTGACATTTTTGGTAGAAAAAAAATCTTACTGATTGTCGCATTTTTATATGCTTTGTCTGCTTTATTATCAGCAGTTGCGAATTCTTACGAAGTTTTATACATCGCAAGAATGATTGGTGGCTTGGCTTTTGGTGCGGCTTTGGTATTGGCACCTATGTATATTGCAGAAATTTCAACTTCCAAAAACCGAGGGAAATTAGTAGCAATTCAGCAATTAAATATCGTTTTAGGTTTTTTTGCTGCATTTTTAAGCAATTATTTTTTCAACAAATACAATACTCCTGAAAGTTCTTTTTTGACTGATGAAAATGTTTGGAGATACATGTTGGGGGTAGAATTGATTCCGGCTTTGCTCTATTTTTTCTTCTTGTTTTTTGTACCAAAAAGCCCAAGATGGTTGTATGTAAAAAACAAACCTGAAGAAGCAAAACGAGTTTTAATCCAAATTCATGGAAAAATTACTGCTGATGAAGAAATTGCTACCATCGAAAAAAATAGTTCTCATGAACTCACAAAATCAAAAGTAAGTTTCAAAGAATTACTTAAACCAGGCTTGAAATTTTTATTTTTAGTAGGATTGGTAATCGGAATTTTACAGCAAATTACAGGCATCAACGCTGTCTATTTTTATGCAACTTCTATTTTTAAACAAACAGGAATTGGCACAGATGCTGCGTTTTCATCCGGAATTTTATTGAGTTCAGTCTCTGTAATTTTTACCATTATTTCCATGTATTTGATTGATAAAACTGGCAGAAGATCACTTTTATTAGTAGGTACTTTTGGCATTGCTTTTAGTTTGATTTTATGCGCTTACGGATTTCAAAAAGCAACGTATCAACTCACTACTGAAAAAATAAATAATCTTAATTTCGAAAATTCATCCAAATTATTAACCATAGAAAATACGGTTTTTACAAACGATTTAGATTTTAAAAATGCTGCAAAATCGGCTTTAGGATTAGCTGTTTATCAAAAAAATGATGGCGCTATTTTAGAGGCAGCAACTAACATCAATGCAACTTTAGTTTTAATTGGAATTTTAGGATTTATTGCCTGTTTCGCATTTTCATTAGGTCCTGTAATGTGGGTATTGTTATCGGAAATTTATCCTATAAAATATCGTGGTTTGGCAATAGGAATCATTGCATTTATCAACTCTTTGATTAGTTCTTTGGTGCAATTGATTTTCCCTTGGGAATTGTCAAATTTTGGCAATGCATTGACTTTTTTTATCTTCGGATTTATTGCCTTGATTGGATTTTTTGTGATGTTAAAAATCGTTCCAGAAACCAAAGGAAAATCTTTGGAAGAAATTGAACAAGAATTTGTAAAAGCATAA
- the metG gene encoding methionine--tRNA ligase has protein sequence MNTPKRYTITAALPYTNGPIHIGHLAGVYVPADIYARYLRLKGQDVAYICGSDEHGVAIPMKAKKEGVSPQEIIDKYHTIIKKSFQDFGISFDNYSRTSAEIHHKTASEFFTKLYNQGDFIEETTEQLFDEQANQFLADRFVVGTCPKCGFDGSYGDQCESCGTSHNATDLINPKSAITGNIPTVKETKHWFLPLDRYEDFLRKWILEGHKNDWKPNVYGQVKSWIDDGLRPRAVTRDLDWGIPVPLENAQGKVLYVWFDAPIGYISSTKEWAAREGKNWEDYWLKDDTKLVHFIGKDNIVFHCIVFPSMLKAHGDFILPENVPANEFLNLEGNKLSTSKNWAVWLHEYLEDFPNQQDVLRYTLTANAPETKDNDFTWKDFQAKNNNELVAILGNFINRVFVLTHKYYDGFVPTPGEFSAIDEDVLAALKAFPTTIGNAIERYRFREASQELMNLARLGNKYLADEEPWKVIKVDEERVKTIMFVALQIVAGLTVVSEPFLPFTATKLKNLLNIVFCKKDKGISWADVAEKDILLQPNHQISQGELLFSKIEDSTIEAQLEKLIATKKSNEQENKQTSPQKPTIDFEDFTKLDIRIGTILEAANVPKTKKLLQLKVDVGMDVRTIVSGIAESFSPSEIIGQQVSVLVNLAPRNIKGIESQGMILMTETKEGKLAFVEPSEKVTNGKEIS, from the coding sequence ATGAATACTCCAAAAAGATATACTATCACAGCTGCTTTACCCTATACAAATGGGCCAATTCATATTGGACATTTGGCTGGAGTTTACGTTCCTGCAGATATTTATGCAAGATATTTACGTTTAAAAGGGCAAGATGTTGCCTATATCTGTGGTTCAGATGAGCATGGTGTTGCCATTCCAATGAAAGCAAAAAAAGAAGGTGTTTCTCCACAAGAAATTATTGATAAATACCATACAATCATCAAAAAATCATTTCAAGATTTCGGAATTTCTTTTGATAATTATTCCAGAACTTCGGCTGAAATTCATCATAAAACAGCTTCCGAATTTTTTACAAAATTATACAATCAAGGAGATTTTATTGAAGAAACTACTGAGCAATTATTTGACGAACAAGCCAATCAATTTTTGGCAGATCGTTTTGTGGTTGGTACTTGTCCAAAATGTGGATTTGATGGCAGTTATGGAGATCAATGCGAAAGTTGTGGTACAAGTCATAATGCCACAGATTTAATCAATCCAAAATCAGCAATTACTGGAAATATTCCTACTGTAAAAGAAACCAAACATTGGTTTTTGCCTTTAGACAGGTATGAAGATTTTTTACGAAAATGGATTTTAGAAGGTCATAAAAACGATTGGAAACCCAATGTTTACGGACAAGTAAAAAGTTGGATTGATGACGGTTTGCGTCCAAGAGCAGTAACTCGCGATTTGGATTGGGGAATTCCTGTGCCACTTGAAAATGCTCAAGGAAAAGTATTGTATGTTTGGTTTGATGCGCCAATTGGATACATTTCCTCTACCAAAGAATGGGCTGCAAGAGAAGGCAAAAATTGGGAAGATTATTGGTTAAAAGACGACACCAAATTGGTTCATTTTATTGGAAAAGACAACATTGTTTTTCATTGCATTGTGTTTCCAAGTATGTTAAAAGCACATGGTGATTTCATTTTACCTGAAAATGTCCCCGCAAATGAATTCCTGAATTTAGAAGGAAATAAATTGTCAACTTCAAAAAATTGGGCAGTTTGGTTACACGAATATTTAGAAGATTTTCCAAATCAACAAGATGTTTTGCGTTACACGTTAACCGCAAATGCACCAGAGACAAAAGACAATGATTTTACTTGGAAAGATTTTCAGGCAAAAAATAATAATGAATTAGTAGCTATTCTTGGAAATTTCATCAATCGAGTTTTTGTGTTAACTCATAAATATTATGACGGATTTGTGCCAACTCCAGGAGAATTTTCGGCAATTGATGAAGATGTTTTGGCAGCTTTAAAAGCATTTCCAACCACAATTGGCAATGCTATTGAACGTTATAGATTTAGGGAAGCTTCACAAGAATTGATGAATTTAGCACGTTTAGGAAACAAATATTTGGCGGATGAAGAACCTTGGAAAGTAATCAAAGTAGATGAAGAACGCGTAAAAACAATCATGTTTGTTGCCTTGCAAATTGTTGCTGGTTTGACAGTTGTTTCTGAACCATTTTTACCTTTTACAGCAACCAAATTGAAGAATTTATTGAACATTGTTTTTTGCAAAAAAGACAAAGGAATTTCTTGGGCGGATGTTGCTGAAAAAGATATTTTATTGCAACCTAATCATCAAATTTCACAAGGAGAATTGTTGTTTTCAAAAATTGAAGACAGCACTATTGAAGCACAATTGGAAAAACTGATTGCTACCAAAAAATCAAACGAACAAGAAAACAAACAAACTTCTCCGCAAAAACCAACCATTGATTTTGAAGATTTTACGAAATTAGACATCAGAATTGGAACTATTTTAGAAGCAGCAAATGTGCCAAAAACGAAAAAATTATTGCAACTAAAAGTAGATGTTGGAATGGATGTAAGAACCATCGTTTCAGGAATTGCAGAAAGTTTTTCACCATCAGAAATTATAGGGCAACAAGTAAGTGTTTTGGTCAATTTAGCTCCGAGAAACATCAAAGGAATTGAAAGTCAAGGGATGATTTTAATGACTGAAACCAAAGAGGGTAAATTGGCTTTTGTAGAGCCTTCTGAAAAAGTTACGAATGGAAAAGAAATAAGTTAA
- a CDS encoding S66 peptidase family protein, whose protein sequence is MKNKLIIFTFFLLNITSSFGQEKFIKPSYLKVGDTVAIVAPAGILKNRETTIENAKILLESWGLKVVIGKNVFNQNNHFAGTDDERLQDFQEALDDPTIKAIWAARGGYGSVRILDKINLSKFRKKPKWIVGYSDITAFHNHLNSLGFETLHAMMPTSLEEKPEEIIETIASFKKALFGEELRYEIPSSKYNRNAKISGEIVGGNLSILMSMLCSKSQLKTDGKILFIEEIGEYEYAIDRMLQSLKRAGYFKNVKGVMLGNFSKIRKNSTSWGSTIEELILDVLPKEIPVLFDFPAGHEADNRALFFGRKVDITIQKDTSIVVFHQK, encoded by the coding sequence ATGAAAAATAAATTGATAATTTTTACTTTTTTCTTATTGAATATTACTTCTTCTTTTGGTCAAGAAAAATTTATCAAACCATCCTATTTAAAAGTAGGAGATACAGTTGCAATTGTTGCTCCTGCAGGAATTTTAAAAAACAGAGAAACAACTATTGAAAATGCAAAAATATTACTTGAATCTTGGGGATTAAAAGTAGTTATTGGTAAAAATGTTTTTAATCAAAACAATCATTTTGCAGGTACAGATGATGAGCGTTTACAAGATTTTCAGGAAGCTTTAGACGATCCAACTATTAAAGCCATTTGGGCAGCAAGAGGAGGTTATGGGTCTGTGCGAATTTTGGATAAAATAAATCTCTCAAAATTTCGAAAAAAACCAAAATGGATTGTTGGATATTCTGATATAACTGCTTTTCACAATCACCTGAATTCATTGGGTTTTGAAACTTTACATGCGATGATGCCTACAAGTTTGGAGGAAAAACCAGAAGAAATTATCGAAACGATCGCAAGCTTTAAAAAAGCACTTTTTGGTGAAGAATTGCGTTATGAAATTCCGTCTTCAAAATACAATAGAAATGCAAAAATATCGGGAGAAATTGTAGGCGGAAATTTATCCATTTTGATGTCGATGTTGTGTTCTAAAAGTCAGTTAAAAACAGATGGAAAAATCCTTTTTATTGAAGAAATTGGGGAGTATGAATATGCCATTGACAGAATGTTGCAGAGTTTAAAAAGAGCGGGTTATTTTAAAAATGTAAAAGGAGTTATGTTAGGAAATTTCTCTAAAATCAGGAAAAATTCTACCTCTTGGGGAAGCACTATTGAAGAGCTAATTTTGGATGTTTTACCAAAGGAAATTCCGGTTTTATTTGATTTTCCTGCTGGTCATGAAGCAGACAATAGAGCCTTATTTTTTGGAAGAAAAGTGGATATAACCATTCAAAAAGATACCTCAATAGTAGTTTTTCATCAGAAATAA
- a CDS encoding YraN family protein yields MAEHNELGEIGEQLAIDYLLDKGYKICERNYRYLKAEVDIIAQKENTLIAVEVKTRTSNYFGNPEDFVTKKKIKLLVSAIDFYVTKRNLDVNVRFDIIAITLEKNTHKLEHLEDAFLYF; encoded by the coding sequence TTGGCTGAACACAACGAATTAGGAGAAATTGGAGAGCAATTGGCTATTGACTATTTACTAGATAAAGGCTACAAAATCTGTGAGCGTAATTATCGGTATTTAAAGGCAGAAGTTGATATAATTGCACAGAAAGAAAACACATTAATTGCTGTAGAAGTAAAGACAAGAACATCTAATTATTTCGGAAATCCAGAAGATTTTGTGACCAAAAAAAAGATAAAGTTGTTGGTTTCTGCAATTGACTTTTATGTTACTAAACGAAATTTAGATGTCAATGTTCGTTTTGATATTATTGCCATAACCTTAGAAAAAAACACTCATAAATTAGAACATTTAGAGGATGCTTTTTTGTATTTTTAA
- a CDS encoding TlpA family protein disulfide reductase translates to MTKTILGFLIFVSSISFSQHKIKGILVPKVKTDWVILYKIEGTKQVFISNTNLKTDSLKIGNKKEAVSVFEITLPSNAKSGAYRATYALEGAGSVDFFFHKEDVTFRLNPQYPDETITFLKSEENKLYKEYLAKISAAQEKLDSIQISAFQNQGTKNKEAYKKALAKVLKTQQKYEELAKNKYIFPLVKATLRNNIPEIETSPDAYMEAMKVSYFDKIDFSNETLKNSSFITDRVADFVFYLNFSDDEKTQQNLYKEAIKKVLGKIKSQTYQKEIIEYLITQFEATKNLEIIDYIFENQYNKLPENLQDTTFKKEKLALFATEIGRIAPNFSWTEKGKKMQLSTLNDASQYVLVFWSTSCSHCLREIPQLHTFMKDKKNIKVIAFALEKEASAWESFSKTNLFGFHNVVGLKKWENEIARTYQIVATPTYFVLDKNKKIIAKPDEIDDVKAFFNKK, encoded by the coding sequence ATGACAAAAACAATCCTTGGATTCTTAATTTTCGTTAGTTCAATAAGTTTTTCACAACATAAAATTAAAGGAATTTTGGTTCCAAAAGTGAAAACAGATTGGGTAATTTTATATAAAATTGAAGGCACAAAACAAGTTTTTATAAGCAATACCAATTTAAAAACGGATTCTTTAAAAATTGGAAACAAAAAAGAAGCAGTAAGTGTTTTTGAAATCACACTTCCTTCCAATGCAAAATCAGGCGCTTACAGAGCAACATACGCTTTAGAAGGTGCAGGTTCTGTTGATTTTTTCTTCCATAAAGAGGATGTTACTTTTCGTTTAAATCCACAATATCCTGATGAAACGATTACTTTTTTAAAATCCGAAGAAAATAAATTATACAAAGAGTATCTAGCAAAAATTAGTGCAGCTCAAGAAAAGCTTGATTCTATTCAGATTTCAGCGTTTCAAAATCAAGGAACAAAAAACAAAGAAGCTTACAAAAAAGCACTCGCAAAAGTGCTAAAAACACAACAAAAATATGAAGAGCTTGCCAAAAATAAGTACATTTTTCCATTGGTAAAAGCAACTTTACGGAACAATATTCCTGAAATTGAAACTTCACCAGACGCTTACATGGAGGCAATGAAAGTTTCGTATTTTGATAAAATCGATTTTTCGAATGAAACATTGAAAAACTCTTCATTTATCACAGACAGAGTTGCTGATTTTGTATTTTATTTAAATTTTTCAGATGACGAAAAAACGCAACAAAACTTGTACAAAGAAGCCATCAAAAAAGTACTTGGAAAAATAAAAAGTCAAACGTATCAAAAAGAAATTATTGAGTATTTAATTACTCAATTTGAAGCCACTAAAAACCTTGAAATTATTGATTATATTTTTGAAAATCAATATAATAAATTGCCAGAAAATTTACAAGACACTACATTTAAAAAAGAAAAATTAGCCTTATTTGCAACTGAAATTGGTAGAATTGCCCCTAATTTTTCTTGGACAGAAAAAGGTAAAAAGATGCAATTATCTACCTTAAATGATGCATCACAATATGTATTGGTTTTTTGGAGTACAAGTTGCTCACACTGTTTGCGCGAAATTCCGCAATTACACACTTTTATGAAAGACAAAAAAAACATAAAAGTCATTGCTTTTGCACTTGAAAAAGAAGCTTCTGCTTGGGAAAGTTTTTCAAAAACAAATCTTTTTGGATTTCATAATGTCGTGGGTTTAAAAAAATGGGAAAACGAAATTGCCAGAACCTATCAAATTGTAGCTACACCAACTTATTTTGTATTGGATAAAAACAAAAAAATCATCGCAAAACCTGATGAAATTGATGATGTTAAGGCATTTTTTAATAAGAAATAA
- a CDS encoding SDR family oxidoreductase, giving the protein MDFSNKIVWITGASSGIGKALSIELSQQNAKLILSSRDINSLELVKKECKIPQNVQIIPLDLEDYTQVSKKVTEAIAVFGKIDILVNNGGISQRSLVKDTDILVDKRLMDINYLGTVALTKAILPHFIENKSGHFVVTTSIVGKIGTPLRSTYAASKHALHGFFDSLRAEHFHDNILVTLVCPGFVNTNVSKNALTGNGTPQQKMDVATKNGMQPERFAKLMAKAIQQKKEEVYIGGFKEKLGVFVKRFFPKVLSIMIRKLSVT; this is encoded by the coding sequence ATGGATTTTTCAAATAAAATTGTTTGGATTACAGGAGCTTCTTCCGGAATTGGAAAAGCCCTTTCCATTGAATTGAGCCAACAAAATGCCAAATTGATTCTTTCTTCAAGAGATATCAATAGCTTAGAATTGGTAAAAAAAGAATGTAAAATTCCCCAAAATGTTCAAATCATTCCTTTAGATTTAGAAGATTATACGCAGGTTTCTAAAAAAGTTACGGAAGCAATTGCCGTTTTTGGCAAGATAGATATTTTGGTAAACAATGGCGGAATTAGTCAGCGTTCTTTAGTAAAAGATACTGATATTTTGGTTGACAAACGTTTGATGGACATTAATTATCTTGGAACAGTGGCATTAACAAAAGCGATTTTGCCCCATTTCATTGAAAATAAAAGCGGACATTTTGTGGTAACCACTAGTATTGTTGGTAAAATTGGCACGCCTTTACGTTCAACTTATGCAGCAAGCAAACACGCATTGCATGGTTTTTTTGACAGTTTGCGTGCGGAGCATTTTCACGATAATATTTTAGTAACGTTGGTTTGTCCAGGGTTTGTAAATACCAATGTTTCCAAAAATGCGTTGACTGGCAATGGAACTCCGCAACAAAAAATGGATGTTGCTACAAAAAACGGAATGCAACCTGAGCGTTTTGCAAAATTAATGGCAAAAGCAATTCAACAAAAAAAAGAGGAAGTATATATTGGCGGGTTTAAAGAGAAATTGGGCGTTTTCGTAAAACGATTTTTTCCGAAAGTTTTGTCTATTATGATTCGGAAATTGAGTGTTACTTAA
- a CDS encoding CvpA family protein: MTVFDIVLVSFLVLGFISGFIKGLFSEIASLVAVMLGIYVAIHFSYYAEDFLSDSILGWSSRTNKIVGYIITFLGVVLLVIFTGKLLTKLADITALGLVNKLLGGFFGVLKTALIFSFIFVFMDKIKTKIPFLTEKVKEESVLYEPIKIISTTLFPSITEQPEDWKRVFDYKKALL, encoded by the coding sequence ATGACTGTTTTTGATATTGTTTTGGTTTCCTTTTTAGTTTTAGGCTTTATAAGCGGTTTTATAAAAGGACTTTTTTCAGAAATTGCATCGTTAGTAGCAGTGATGTTGGGAATTTATGTAGCTATTCATTTTTCCTATTATGCAGAAGATTTTTTAAGCGATAGTATTTTAGGGTGGAGCAGCAGAACCAATAAAATTGTAGGATATATTATTACTTTTTTAGGCGTTGTTTTATTGGTCATTTTTACAGGAAAATTATTGACAAAATTGGCCGATATAACCGCTTTAGGATTGGTCAATAAACTTTTGGGTGGTTTTTTTGGGGTTTTAAAAACGGCACTTATCTTTAGTTTTATTTTTGTTTTTATGGATAAAATAAAAACCAAAATTCCTTTTCTAACAGAAAAAGTTAAAGAAGAATCAGTTTTGTATGAACCAATTAAAATAATCTCAACCACACTTTTTCCTTCAATTACTGAACAACCTGAAGACTGGAAAAGGGTTTTTGACTATAAAAAAGCCTTACTCTAA
- a CDS encoding LysR family transcriptional regulator, which translates to MNFTLHQLKVFITIVEHKSITKAANELNMTQPAASIQLKNFQDQFEIPLSEVIGRQFYVTEFGKEIYQIAQEILNKTETIQYKTEAFKGLLSGKLRISVVSTGNYVMPYFLNGFLKKHPNVELVLDVSNKTNVIKDLEQNLVDFSLVTVSPTHLEINELPIMENNLVLVASKNNTLLNNDNNEKSIFKTIPLIFREEGSGTRHTMMEFFKQEKIAPKTQLVLTSNEAIKQAVVADIGVSIVSLLSIKNELLQNEIKIIPTKGLPLQSTWKLIYLKKKELSPVAAAFLAYVASEKESVYKQYFDWLDAILE; encoded by the coding sequence ATGAACTTTACCTTACATCAATTAAAGGTATTTATTACCATAGTTGAACACAAAAGTATAACAAAAGCTGCAAATGAATTGAATATGACACAACCAGCAGCATCCATACAACTAAAAAACTTTCAGGATCAATTTGAAATTCCGTTGTCAGAAGTAATTGGAAGGCAATTTTATGTCACTGAATTCGGGAAAGAAATTTATCAAATTGCGCAAGAAATCCTTAATAAAACAGAAACCATTCAATACAAAACAGAGGCTTTTAAAGGCTTGCTTTCTGGAAAATTAAGAATATCTGTAGTGTCAACTGGAAATTATGTAATGCCCTATTTTTTAAATGGATTTTTAAAAAAACATCCAAATGTGGAATTGGTTTTAGACGTATCAAACAAAACTAATGTCATTAAAGATTTAGAGCAAAATTTGGTCGATTTTTCGCTAGTTACAGTCAGTCCAACGCATTTAGAAATCAATGAATTGCCAATTATGGAAAATAATTTGGTGTTGGTAGCTTCAAAAAACAACACGCTTTTGAACAATGATAACAATGAAAAGTCGATTTTTAAAACCATTCCATTAATTTTTAGAGAAGAAGGTTCAGGAACAAGACATACTATGATGGAATTTTTTAAGCAAGAAAAAATTGCTCCAAAAACGCAATTGGTTTTAACATCTAATGAAGCCATAAAACAAGCTGTTGTGGCTGATATTGGCGTTTCAATTGTGTCGTTATTGAGTATTAAAAATGAATTGCTACAAAACGAAATTAAAATAATCCCAACAAAAGGATTGCCTTTACAATCAACTTGGAAACTTATTTATCTAAAAAAGAAAGAATTATCGCCAGTTGCAGCTGCATTTTTAGCGTATGTAGCCTCAGAAAAAGAAAGTGTCTACAAGCAATATTTTGATTGGTTAGATGCTATTTTAGAGTAA
- a CDS encoding sodium-dependent bicarbonate transport family permease: protein MNIDILISNLTNPVLLFFVLGIIASLVKSDLKIPDSSSKFISLYLLFAIGFKGGQELSHSDFDSEILYSILFAIALSVIVPIYTFYILKSKVGTPNAGVIAAAYGSVSAVTFVTAVSFLENQGVTFGGHMVAIMAIMESPAIIVGVILIMLNDTTKTDKKSVSAVLKHSFTSGSVLMLVGSLVIGLVSDATQARGIEPFTTDIFKGFLSLFLLEMGMVTASRIKGFQQYGVFLFVFGIIVPLFNGMLVAYLSGFITESDGNRLLFAILAAGASYIAVPATMKLAEPRADAGIYIPMALAITFPFNITIGMPIYYAVVQLF, encoded by the coding sequence ATGAATATTGATATTTTAATCAGTAATTTAACAAACCCAGTGTTATTGTTTTTTGTTTTGGGAATTATTGCGTCGCTTGTAAAAAGCGATTTGAAAATTCCTGATTCTTCATCAAAATTCATCTCTCTGTATTTATTATTTGCGATTGGTTTTAAAGGAGGTCAAGAACTATCTCATAGTGATTTTGATTCAGAAATTTTATATTCCATTTTATTTGCCATTGCGCTTTCTGTAATTGTGCCTATATATACGTTTTATATTTTAAAATCAAAAGTTGGTACGCCAAATGCAGGTGTAATTGCTGCTGCATACGGATCAGTAAGTGCAGTAACTTTTGTAACGGCAGTTTCTTTTTTAGAAAATCAAGGAGTCACTTTTGGTGGACATATGGTTGCAATTATGGCAATAATGGAATCTCCTGCAATTATTGTTGGAGTTATTTTGATTATGCTGAATGATACTACAAAAACGGATAAAAAATCGGTTTCTGCTGTTTTAAAACACTCATTTACAAGTGGAAGTGTGTTAATGTTAGTAGGAAGTTTAGTGATTGGTTTGGTGTCTGATGCCACACAAGCAAGAGGAATAGAACCTTTTACAACCGATATTTTTAAAGGATTTTTATCACTTTTTTTATTAGAAATGGGAATGGTTACTGCCAGCAGAATTAAAGGATTTCAACAATATGGGGTATTTTTATTCGTATTTGGAATTATTGTTCCGCTTTTTAACGGAATGTTGGTAGCATATTTGAGTGGTTTTATCACAGAAAGTGATGGAAATAGGTTGTTATTTGCCATTTTAGCAGCAGGAGCTTCATATATTGCTGTTCCTGCAACTATGAAATTAGCAGAGCCAAGAGCAGATGCAGGAATTTATATTCCTATGGCATTAGCAATTACTTTCCCTTTTAATATTACTATTGGGATGCCCATTTATTATGCGGTTGTTCAGTTATTTTAA
- a CDS encoding carbonic anhydrase codes for MKGTYYENLLINNKAWAEEMIANDKDYFLKLSKAQTPPLLWIGCSDSRVPANVITGTLSGEIFVHRNIANMVVHTDMNMLSVLDYAVNHLKVKHVVVCGHYGCGGVEAAMSNKSLGLINKWIRNIKEVYRENYTELNKIKDDKKRFDRLVELNVIAQVYDLAKTSIVQKSWKDDSGLELHGWVYGLDNGLIKDLKVTMKSDAHLEDIFKLDI; via the coding sequence ATGAAAGGTACCTATTACGAAAATCTGCTTATAAACAATAAAGCTTGGGCAGAAGAGATGATTGCTAACGACAAAGATTATTTTTTAAAACTTTCTAAAGCTCAAACACCACCATTATTGTGGATTGGCTGCTCTGATAGTAGAGTGCCAGCAAATGTTATTACAGGAACACTTTCTGGTGAAATATTTGTACACAGAAATATTGCAAATATGGTTGTACATACAGATATGAACATGTTAAGTGTTTTAGATTATGCTGTAAATCACTTAAAAGTAAAACACGTTGTGGTTTGTGGTCATTATGGTTGTGGTGGTGTGGAAGCTGCAATGTCAAATAAATCTTTAGGATTGATTAATAAATGGATTCGAAATATCAAAGAAGTATATCGTGAAAACTATACTGAATTGAACAAAATTAAAGATGATAAAAAACGTTTTGACAGATTGGTTGAACTCAATGTAATCGCGCAGGTTTATGATTTGGCAAAAACATCCATAGTTCAAAAATCATGGAAAGATGATTCTGGTTTAGAACTTCATGGTTGGGTATATGGTTTGGATAATGGGCTTATCAAAGACTTAAAAGTAACTATGAAAAGCGATGCGCATCTAGAAGATATTTTTAAGTTAGATATTTAA